In Methylocystis sp. ATCC 49242, the genomic stretch GCTCTTGAGCGCGCGGCAGATCGGGACCCAGTCGACCTCGCAAGCGATCACGCGCATGGCCGTAGAGGCGCTGAAAGACGAGATTCACATTCCGCCGACGATCTATGTCGATCAGGGCACGAGAATTCTCGTTTTTGTGAAGCGCGACCTCGATTTCTCCGACCTCTATCCGGACCCTGTGAAAGAGGCGCTCTATGAACTCAAGCACCCCAATAAGCGCCCGCGGCGCGACCAAGATACCGCTCTGGGAGACCCTGCCGGTGTTCTTCCGGAACGCGGCGCAGCCCATTCGGGTCTGGTTACAAAACCCTGACGTGATCGAGATCTGCGTCAACAGGCCCGGGGAGGTGTGGGTCGAGGCGCTGGGCAAGCCCGCCATGGAGCGCTTCGAGGTTCCCGAATTGACGGAGACGGCCGTGAGGCGGCTGGCGGAACATGTGGCCTCGATCACCCAGCAATCCGTGAACTCGTCGACGCCGCTGCTGTCGGCGGCGATGCCGCATGGGGAGAGATTTCAGGGGGTGCTTGCGCCAGCGGCCCCTTCTGGCGGCGCGTTCTCGATCCGCAAGCAGGTGATCGCCAATCTCGGCCTTGATGACTATGCGCGAATGGGCGCCTTCGAGGGCGTGAAGGTGAGAGGGCCGCTCAAGGCGGACCTCAACCACTATCCGGAGATCGAGACCGAGCTTGCCGAGTTGCTGCAGGACGCGACGCCTGAGGGCGTGCAAAAGGCGCTCGGCTTCGCGGTCAAAAACCACGTGACGATGATCATTTCAGGAGGCACATCGTCGGGCAAGACGACCTTTCTGAACGCGCTCCTCAAAGAGGTTCCAGCTGCCGAGCGCGTGATCTCGATCGAAGATACGCGCGAACTCCAGCCGCCGCAGCCGAACTGGTTGTCCTTGCTCGCCTCCAAGGGCGGGCAGGGGCTGGCGCAGGTGACGGCTCAAGACCTGCTGGAATCGAGCCTGCGATTGAGGCCGGACCGGCTGTTTCTCGGCGAAATTCGCGGCGCCGAGGCGGCGACATTCCTTCAGGCCATCAACACGGGCCATCCCGGCTCCCTGACCACGCTGCACGCTGATAGCTCCTACGGCGCCTTTGAGCGCCTGGCGCTGATGACGCTGCAATCAGAGCTCAAGCTGAGCAAGGCGGAAATCATGGACTATGTCCGCTCGGTCATACCGATGGTGGTTCAATTGCGCCGCCGGCCGACGCGCGGCGTCGCGGAAATTTATTTCCGGGGCTTTGGCAAGAAGGCGTGAGAGGGCCGATGCGCTGGATGCTCTATTTCCTCGGCGCGCTCTGCGTCTTGGCGGCCGCCTTCCTTCTCTGGGAGGCGTCCTACGCGCTGGCGGTCGCCTGGCGCACGCATAGCTGGCTGCTCTGGACGCGTTTTACCCGAGGATTTGAACTACTGCTGCCCCTGCGCGCGGCTCAAAGCGAATGGGGAGAT encodes the following:
- the virB11 gene encoding P-type DNA transfer ATPase VirB11: MFFRNAAQPIRVWLQNPDVIEICVNRPGEVWVEALGKPAMERFEVPELTETAVRRLAEHVASITQQSVNSSTPLLSAAMPHGERFQGVLAPAAPSGGAFSIRKQVIANLGLDDYARMGAFEGVKVRGPLKADLNHYPEIETELAELLQDATPEGVQKALGFAVKNHVTMIISGGTSSGKTTFLNALLKEVPAAERVISIEDTRELQPPQPNWLSLLASKGGQGLAQVTAQDLLESSLRLRPDRLFLGEIRGAEAATFLQAINTGHPGSLTTLHADSSYGAFERLALMTLQSELKLSKAEIMDYVRSVIPMVVQLRRRPTRGVAEIYFRGFGKKA